In Pseudomonas abieticivorans, the genomic window GCCCGCCGCTGCGCGAGGTGATCAAGTTGATGGAGGCCAACCTGGAAGAGCCCTTGGAATTCGATCAACTGGCCGAATACGCCGGGCGTTCGCGCCGCCAGATCGAGCGGCTGTTCAAGGAGCAACTGGGTACCACGGCCCAGCGCCACTACCTGGAGCTGCGCATCATCGAGGCGCGCCGGCTGCTGCAATACACCGAGCTTGAAATGATCGACGTGCTGGTGGCCTGCGGCTTCGTATCGCCCAGCCATTTCAGCAAGTGCTACAGCGCCTACTTCGGTTATCGGCCCTCCAAGGAAACGCGGCTGGTGAAGTGAATTAATCCCCCATTGCTAGAGACTCCCATGGCTAACCACGACATCACCTTCATTCCCGATCCGGATGCGCAATCCATCTCCTCAGACGTCGCAGGTTTCGCCGGCCTGCTGGTGTCCACCCAGATCCCTACCCACACCGACGGCAGCCTGGAGCTGGGTGACATCACTGCGCAGAGCGAGTGCACCCTGCAAGCGCTCAAGCTGGCCCTGGAAAAGGCCGGCAGTGGCATGGACCGGGTGCTGCACCTGACCATCTACCTCACCGACATGGCCGACCGTGCAGCGTTCAACCTGGTGTACCAGCGCTTCTTCGCCAAGCCGTGGCCGGTGCGGGCCGCCGTGGGCGTTGCCGCCCTGGCGGTGGAAGGGATGCGCGTGGAAGTGACGGCGATGGCGGCCAAGGGCTGAGGGGCGCTTGGCACTCGCGCAGGCCCATCAATCCAGATCAGCGGCCTCATGCCGCTCCGGCACCTGGTTGGGCTCATCACCCCAGGTGCGGTTGACCCGCATGCCGCGCTTGACCGCCGGCCGGTTGGCGATGACTTCGGCCCAGCGCTGCACATGGGTGTATTCGTGCGCCGCGAGGAATTGGGCCGCCGAGTAGACGGTGCCGCGCACCAGTTGGCCGTACCAGGCCCACACCGCGATGTCGGCGATGGTGTAGTGCTCGCCTGCCAGGTAAGGGCTCTGGGCCAGGCGCCGATCCAGCACGTCCAGTTGACGCTTGGCTTCCATGGTGAAGCG contains:
- a CDS encoding RidA family protein; the protein is MANHDITFIPDPDAQSISSDVAGFAGLLVSTQIPTHTDGSLELGDITAQSECTLQALKLALEKAGSGMDRVLHLTIYLTDMADRAAFNLVYQRFFAKPWPVRAAVGVAALAVEGMRVEVTAMAAKG